ttttttttacaattcgTTTAGCCTGGGTGTGCAAAAGTTGTCTATTTATTTCAGAAATACTCTGGAAAAATATCAATGCTCTAGGAAATTATCTTAAGGTGCCTCAAgacctttaaaattttaatgggtccctaatattatgtaaaaaaaaaattttttaaaggtatgtcatgttgggtctcaaaagaagcaaaattttataaaaatttcaaaaataacaattattttataaaaaaattattatttaagatttttttgaaattataattaaaaaaaataaacttttttcatttttagtttaaaaggtcattttttctgcaataaactataaaataatttttttttttaaataattgttatgtttgaaatttttataaaattttgcttcttttgagacccaacatgacttttgaaaaactttattttacataatattagggacccattaaaattttaaaggtcTTGAGGCGCCTCAAGATAATTTCTTAAAGCATTGATATTTTTCCAGAGTATTTCTGAAATAAATAGACAACTTTTGCACACCCAGGCTAAAcgaattgtaaaaaaaactaaaattcactcCACCCTAttctgcatgctctaaaaacttttattagtctaGTTTTTTTCGCCGCTCTTCAACGCTTTGGAACTTTCatccatcttcatgttttcctgactcatacaaccttgaacttttcaagtctttttgTCAAACAtgtccttgctctataactttattattttttctcgtaactcccaacttaatagtggttgcttgcagccttgttgggagtgaatcagaattaaaaaaaaaaacctgtttaCGGTATATgcctaataataaataagattaaaaaatttgctttaaacttaaaaattttatcccCCATACACGATCCATTTGGTTAATACATGTGAGTTTTACAGATTTTGGGTCCACAAAAACAAAACTCAGACCTGGTTCAAACAAATTGGGTCTGGGTCAACACCCAATTTTATACTAGCCCTACATACCACCGTGATAacagtatttatatatttttttcaacaaaatttctcttttaaagtcaaatttgaCTTGATTATCCTTTCACTGTTAAACAGCGCAACTTGGTCGCAGTTGGGACTTAACTGGGGAAAATGTTCGTGCCTATTTGGGATACTCATATGGGCCCCATTGTAACTTTTTCAATGGAATCCAATTGGGATTAGTCTGGTTTTTTATCGGGAAATCCCATATTGAACCCAGATATTTTTACCGTATAGCGCGCGTTTTccttattatttaaagtttgtttttcgtAGATTCgagagttgtttttttgtttaaaacaaagagttaattaactatttatattaagttCTTGCTTTAAAGGCAATAAGTTGTATTAGGCGCATGAATATTTGGTCTGATAGATAATTTATAtgaaacagttataaaaaacgatttaagtttcataaattttattcaaaactgtATGACATTAGTTCAATTCTTCGTTAGTAGTTCTCTCATTACGCCACAATGATCGAATgacaaaattttgctttaattcGTATCGATTTCTTTCATTTGTGTATCGTATCGTATGTATTCATTGTGTCGTATCGATTTCTTTCATTTGTGCTTTCATCCatttttacttcaattttttaaagtgaaaataaaGATTTGAATAATACAATGAGAGTTACCtcaaagcaattttaaaaacaaaacactaaTACTATTTAATCtcttaaataagtaatttattataatagttaaaaaataactaaacaaataaattcaaaaataaatattggagAACTGAAGCCTCAATATGACACAGATTATAATGCTGTTTAAACTTCTTTAGTTACCATCTTCAGTTGTAATCGCAAGTGCTGATAGGGAGTTTGTGGGGAATCTAAAACAGTGTTATTTAATGGCTGATGTTTAATTTTGCAAGACTTGACATGAATAGACATGTAAACAATGATAATATAGCAAGACTACTATGttgttatttaaacttttaagtctTGACTCAAATTAACATGACATTAAGTCTTTATTCATCTTGGCTTGATATCTTTTATTTACATCTTTGAGGTACATTTCATggttgtattttaattttattttataacaaaatcttaaaaaatatagcGCCCTGTGATAAATTGATTGAAAAACACATTAAAgatgacttttaaaatttacttcaGTGTGATTGATAGTTTTACATGAAAATACATGCTACCAtagaatatttaataaattctttactGAAATGATATTGCATAAACAACATACATGCTTTACCATATATGATAAAGCGTTATGtaatatattagtaataaataaagtatatgtaaataatattgcaTTAATCAACTTATAAATGAACATGTgagtaaaagttattaaaaaatacgatGGAGATACCAAatgaagtttatgtaaaaacCTCTGCAAGTGAACCCTTTATTGGGAGATTTACCATAAATTCTGCGTCGAAATACATAATGCCATTCCTTTTAAGTAACATTTGTTAAAGTAATGTATTTTCTGTTAGCAATCATTAATCAACACAAaccaactttaaaaacaatacataGACACTATTAAGTctcttaaataaaagtttctaaaagtCGTagacataataatataaataaatacaacataaataaaaaacttattaccaaaaaaatctttgttaaaggtaattttttaagtaacacacatacaataaaaaaattatattgttatgaatacaatattacaatacaataacaaAGGCacaattatttatgtaataaacaaGCTTGAAACCTAGTTCAAACATCTGTAACAAGTAAAACGTTATTCTTAGTGGTTGAAAAACtaagaaagaaagaaatgtAATTGTATTTGGAATTCAAGAACCAAAACAATGAAAATAGACCAAAAAAATGATGacgaaaaagaaataaaaaaagtgtttgacTGTTTGAACCTTAGCAAGATCACAAAAATTCACAGGTTAAAATCAGTGAATAAACGAAGTTCATAGATTATTGAATTAGAGAGCACAGTACACTAGGCAATGGTGTTAAAAGCTACAAAAAAACTGAAAGACAGCGTTCGTTACCAACGTACAATATACATTAATCCTGATTTAACACACGCTCAATGAAATGTACGAAAGCAAGTTGTGGATGAGAAAAACCGCCTAAATGCTGCACGAATCGAAATGTCAACTCTATACATCATCCAAAATGGAGCAGTAGCTATGATTAAATTATCAGCTGTAGGTACGGCAGTGAAAACGACTTTAACAAAAAGCCAATCAACATTAGCAACTCCAACAAATGCAAACACTCCATCTGCGACAGCTAAAGCAACTCAAGAAATCATAAATGCATAACATCCACAGCATATTCCATTCACCGACATCATGCTTAAAATTCTGGTATACCAACGCCACTTTCCTAAACAACTAAAGACACCAATTTGAAGCTAGATTACAGGTGGATAATCCGAACATAATTATGATAACCAAGGCACGGTTTAATGAGTcatgaatattaaatttagacGGTTATATAtgctacaaaaaaatacatcaatAGGTATTGGTGGAGGACTGCAATCTATGTAAAAGAATCTATTATAACCACAATTGACTGTTACATGAATGCAtgcaaaaaaactattgaaCAAGTGTGGTGTAGTAACAAGGTATCAACTGAGGACCACATACTGCTAGGGTGTTTTTACAGGCCACCAAACAGCACACTTGAGTTAAATGCAGAATGGTATCATCGAAAAAGCCTAAAATTTAGTGGATAACAAAAAGTTCACTGGTATGCTTATGGTTGGAGATTTCAACTACCCTTACATTGAATGGTCTGACAATCTGTGCATTAGTGTGAAAGGTAACTGTCATCAGAGCTTAAAGTTCGTCGACAATTTAAACGAAAATTATCCTCCACCGGTGCGTGTTCGAACCGACGTTTCATATAGATGATGGATAACAAGATCTTGTAACAAGAGACGGTGGTAAAAGAGTGATAGACATGGAAATAGGACCATTACTAGGATCAACCAATAAGGTACACATTGTCATTCAATGGAGTGTCGTAACAAAGATCACCATTCTAGGAGACATCTGTCACACGGCTTCAAGAAAGGTGATTATACAAGAATGAATGCAGCACTAGAGGCTATTGACTGGGATAAGGAGTTTTCATGAAAATCAGCAAATGAGTGTTATGAAATCTTCTAAGAAGGTTATAACAGCTTGTGTCAGCAATTTATTTTGcccaaataaaaccaaataaaaagtaCCATAAAGGATCCACGTATATCGGCTGAAGTTAGGCGACAAATAcgtcttaaaaaaacaatagagtTGTCTAAGAGCatcaaatcataaaaatattgaattaggGGAGAGTGTATGAAAAAACCAGTTTTAAAATGGCGTGAAAAAAACCCaattgtaataacttttttttttttttttttagtttaataattacattattgggtaatattttaaaactaaaataaatcgGATAACAATGCTAATAATCTATTATtcacctgttttaaaaaaagaaagaaaacagcTCTTTCATAACATTGTGTCAAAGAAAGAACCACCTCTGTGCCATGAATAAGCCGTAACTTTTTTCGAACGACAATCAgctgtaacttttttttgaacactatcaaatcttttaaaaatattaaactgttaAATAGACTTCTAAAAATCAGATTGTGCTTAAAGGTTTATAATTCTTtgataatcaataataaaacaaatgataaaacagctttaataatagttttacaaattattgaaaatcaaAGAATTAAATGAGAATGAgaataatgaataatataataataaaaatacataataatataataaatacataataggatataataaaatgaatcaaacaatacaaaaaaagttttaaaaaattatttaagctttaaaaaaaaaaatgactttttcagaactttgacttttaaaaattttattaaatattattttaaattcaaacggAGCTATGTTTTACAACTTAAGGAAAAGTCACTAAAACAACTAATTTCGATAGAATAAGCTCTATGAAGCATTACGAAAAATATATGAAGTCGTTAAAGCGCAAAACGATTACttagtataaaaaaaggtaaataaaaaagtcgGCTTATTTATAGCATAAACAGTCGgctctttcaaaaaattgtttggttAAATACATAACCTTGAATTAAACAATTTTGACAATAGttttaatctaatattttttgtgtaaatgaagaacaaatatatatttaagaatgCAGCATGtttcttttatcaaataaaacattacacttaatcttaaaaataaataagtaaaccaccaaaaaattacttttcattttcaaaatctttagtGCTCTTACGAGGCTATTTATTTTAGCAGAACTGTACATTTTTTGTAGGTTACAGGTATCCAGTGTTGCCACACAAAGAGTTAAATACAATAAGGATCAGATGCCAGTAAGTTAGAAATAATGGTATTGGCTCCTTCAAAACCTGGCTCTTTCATACAAACTCTCCcctattaaatgaataaaaagtgACCAAAAAGAATGTGAAAAAGCTGTAAAGAAATCAGTGAGCgagtacaaaaaaattaatattgacaAGATAAATCCAGATCCTCGGATATTCTATTCATATGCGAAAAGCCAGACAGTATAAACATCAATTGCAAATGTTGAGAGACAATACAGGTGCAATATTTTCAATACAGGTGCAATATTTACAACAATACAGAATACAGGTGCAATATTTTCAACAAGGAAACAATCGTTAACTGTCTAAATGAAAGTTTGTAATCTATTTTTGTTTCTCAGGAAGATACAGCGCTTCCAAAAttcaataaagtaataaataaagacATTGACTGAAGCTGGAGGAGTGCGTTAAATTTGgagaacataaaaaataaactagaaTAATTGGACAAAATCAAAGCGATGGGCAGCGATATGGTAAGTCCGTATGTAGTTAAGTAATGTGCGTCAACACACTTGAAACCTCTAGCAATCATATATAGCCTTACAATTGAATCGGGCACAATACAAAATAGTTGGTGAAAAACATACATAAGCCTTTTGTTTAAGAAGAGCAACCTACATGTAGCGTTAAACTACAGACCAGTGTCTTTAACGTCAGTTCCATGCAATGTTTTGGAAGGATTTATTCGTGTAGCAGTCACTGACCATTTGCAACTACATGATGCTCTATCGCAACACCAGTATGATTTTGTGAAGAAAAAGGCTTGTGTaaccaataaatattttgacaacATACATGGAATGCAAGTGTCCAATCGACATGATATACCTCATTTCAGCACAGCCGTTGACAAGGTACCACACAAAACGCTATTACTCAAGTGTGAAGCATATGGAATATCCGGTGTTTTGTTGAGATagattaaggtttttttaacCAATCGTAGGCAACGCGTTGTAATGGGAAAAGATTCCTTGTCACTGTTGAATATACTCATTGGTGTTCTTGAGGGATCTGTTCTTGGAcctcttttgtttttgataCTTATCAACGACGTACCAGAAACACTACAATgtatatgcaaactttactcTGACGACAgcaagctaataaaaaaaataaaaaacatttcggATACGATCAGTTTGCAAAAGAATATCAACAAGTTAGTTGAATGGACAAGTATATGGTTTATGGAGTTAAACAAAGAGAAGTGCAACTTTATGTACATTGTCAAATTAAACCCTAGGACCATCTATACGATTACAGAAAATTGTTTTGAGTACAAACTAGACAAAACAACAGTAGAACATGACCTCGGCGTATTGACCACATCAGACATCAAATGGCATCATTAAATTAACGCAGCAGCAGCAAATGTGCAGTATGTACTCAGAGTAATCAAGTGTACCTTCACTCACCTAAATACAGAAATGATTCGTTTTCTATACACAGTGCTAGTTATACCTCACCTTGAATTTGCAATCCCTGTATGGTATCCTACTTTAAAAGGTGATATTGAAATACTAGAAAAAGTCCAACGTCACGCAACCAAAATGGTACGAAATCCTAAAAGTTTGTATTATGAGGAGCAACTATCCAAAATGACTACATTGAAGACTAGGCAATTGCGCGGCGATCTAATACAAGAGTGCAAATTCTTGAATAACATAGATCACATTCTATGGCTTAAACCACAACAATTTGCACCGTCATTACAAGCAAACGAACCAGCATCAACATTAAGAAGTCATAatctaagaattaaaaaagaaaatgtcaaGCGTTCTTTGTCTCGACAAGCATTCTTTATTAACCGTTTTCCGAATAAATGGAATGCATTACCTATTTACGTGGCGAATGCGCAGTCTTTGAACTCTTTTAAACCAagacttgataaatttttataataaattttgtgaaatttattcagttctaatttttttatatataaatttgatttttaacaaaatgtaaaatattataaataaaataaggacTAGTGTATGCTGTCATATCTAGCGAAATAGTTCTAACCGGAAAAAAAACTCACGAAACGCGGCgcaataaatatattcaattacattttataaatcaaatacGTATAACTAAGTAACTAAATTAGTACTTAATATATGATATTGATAGTTTCAGctgtaaacttttataaataaaccatgattttaaataaagacctAATATAAGTAATGAATTCTAAAACTTaattatctaaagttattatatttttattttttaaggttctCTCTTATATGAGCTTTCCCTTTCATTTCCTTAAtacaataagtaaataaaataaaattttaaagacatcCTATTCAAAGATTATTTCCAAATGTtttcctttagaaaaaaaagttagagtGTGAAAGGCACTTGTTCTCCCGTGATCCCCCTTGTACGTGCCGTGGCACCGTGGTAGCGCACTCAGAAATAAAGGATTCGTGGTTCGAatcccacctctgggcaagttgcGATATCGGTcaggaaggaggcgtaaacttcctattaaatgctcttcagtggtgctctgtgataagaacGTAAGGACTTGGGGCacctaaacatttatatatataaatatatatatatatatattaatatatatatatatatatatatattatatatatatatatatatatatatatatatatatatatatatatttatatatatatatatttatatatatatatttatatatatatatatatatacataaatatatatatatatatatatatatatatatatgtatatatatatatatatatatacatatatatatatatatatatatatatatatatatatatatgtatatatatatacatatatatatatatatatatatatacatatatatatatatatatatatataatatatatatatatatatatatatatatatatatatatatatatatatatgtatatatatatatatatatatatatatacatatatatataatatatatatatatatatatatatatatatatatatatatatatatatatatatatatatatatatatatatatatatatatatgtatatatgtattgttggcccttta
This Hydra vulgaris chromosome 04, alternate assembly HydraT2T_AEP DNA region includes the following protein-coding sequences:
- the LOC136079440 gene encoding uncharacterized protein LOC136079440 encodes the protein MGSDMKSNLHVALNYRPVSLTSVPCNVLEGFIRVAVTDHLQLHDALSQHQYDFVKKKACVTNKYFDNIHGMQVSNRHDIPHFSTAVDKVPHKTLLLKCEAYGISGVLLR